GGTTCCGGCGCGGACCTCGATGATGACGTTCTTGTCGTCGTTGGGATCGCGCGGGGCCAGGAGGGACTTCAGAGTCCCCTCCCCCGCGATCAGCCGCTCGCGCGCCTCGGGAAGCTCTCCCTTGACGATCTCCTGGAGCTCGGGGTCGCTCCCGGCGAGGATCTCCTCCGCCTCGGTCACGGCGCGGGCCGCCTCGCGGTAGGCGTCCATGGCCCGCAGGATCTTCTCGAAGCGGCCGCGCTCGCGGCCGACGCGCCTCGCCTCTCGGGGATCCTGCAGCACCTTGGGGTCGCCCATCAGAAGCGTCAGCTCCTCGACGCGCGCCCGCACGTGGTCGTAGTTCTTCAGCAGCTCATCCATTGGCTCGCCTCGCGAGGAGACCGCGGCTCATCCTGGAATCCACCCGTTGGGGACGCGACGTGGAACGACCCGGGCGATGGCCCGCGGGCCTCCCCGGGTCGCGCGTGCAGCTACTGGCCTTCGGCTGGCGTCTCGGCGGGGGTCTCCATGCGATACTTGCGCCGGAATCGCTCGACGCGGCCCGCGGAGTCGACGAGCTTCTGCTTCCCCGTGTAGAACGGGTGGCAGCTGGAGCAGATCTCGACCGTGAAGTCCTTGCCCTCGGTCGAGCGGGTCTCGAGGATGCTCCCGCAGACGCAGGTGACCCGCACGCGCTTGTAATCGGGATGGATGTCCTTTTTCATTCCGCCTGAACTCCCCTAACCGTTCATCGCTTCCAGGAACTTCCGATTCGTCTTCGTCTGTTCCAACTTCGAGATGAGGAACTCCATCGCCTCGACCGGATTCATGTCGCTCAGGAATTTCCTCAGGATCCATATCTTACGCATATCGGGCTCCGGAAGCAAAAGCTCCTCTTTGCGGGTCCCGCTCCGGTTGAGGTCGATCGCGGGGAAGATCCTCTTATCCGACAACTTGCGGTCGAGGACGAGCTCCATGTTGCCCGTTCCCTTGAACTCCTCGAAGATCACGTCGTCCATCCGGCTGCCCGTCTCGATCAGGGCCGTGGCGCAGACCGTGAGGCTGCCGCCCTCCTCGATGTTCCTCGCCGCCCCGAAGAACCGCTTGGGCCGGTGCAGGGCGTTGGCGTCGACTCCGCCCGAGAGGATCTTGCCGCTGTGGGGCACGACCGTGTTGTAGGCGCGGGCGAGGCGCGTGATCGAGTCGAGCAGGATGACGACGTCGCGCTTGTGCTCGACGAGCCGGCGGGCCTTCTCGATCACCATCTCGGCGACCTGGACGTGCCGCTCCGCGGGCTCGTCGAAGGTCGAGCTGATGACCTCCGCCTGGACCGAGCGCTCCATGTCGGTCACTTCCTCGGGGCGCTCGTCGATCAGGAGAACGATCAGAACGACCTCGGGATGGTTCTCGGTGATGGAGTTGGCGATCTTCTGGAGGATCATCGTCTTTCCGGCCTTTGGCGGCGAAACGATGAGCCCGCGCTGTCCCTTGCCGATCGGAGCGAGGAGATCGATGATCCGGGTCGAGATGTCCCGGTTCTTCATCTCCAGGTTCAGCTTCGCCATCGGATAGAGGGGCGTCAGGTTGTCGAAGAGGGTCTTGTCCTTCGCCGCCTCCGGCCCCTCGAAGTTCACCGCCTCGACGCGCAGGAGCGCGAAGTAGCGCTCCCCGTCCTTCGGGGGACGCACCTGGCCCGACACCGTGTCGCCGGTGCGAAGGTCGAATCGCTTGATCTGGGACGGCGAGACGTAGATGTCGTCCGCGCTCGGCAGGTAGTTGTAGTCCACCGAGCGGAGGAACCCGTACCCTTCCGGGAGGATCTCCAGCACCCCCTCGGCGAAGATGAGCCCGCTCTTGTTGGTCTGCGCCTCGAGGATCTTGAACATCAGGTCCTGCTTGCGCAGCCCGCTGATCCCCTGGATGCCCAGCTCCTGCGCGGCCTTGACGAGCTCCTGGATCGTCTTGCGCTTCATCTGGGCGATGTCCATCTGAACGGCGTCCTTGCGGGCGCGGCGCTCGGCCGTCCCGATCACCTGCTCGTCGGAGGACGAACGAGGATCTTCTGGCTCGTGATTCTGTTCTCTCACTTAGCGTTGAACCTCAGCGGCGATCTCGGCCGCGTCTAATCCCTGAAACTCTGGATGGATGACAGCCTCTCGGAAACGGGCTGGAATCTCCTCAACGAAGCTTGAAGTAGTCCTGGGAGGGAACAGGGGGTCGTTCTTCCTCCGGCATCCCACCTAGAAGGCTACGTTCACACCTCTGGCCTGTCAACGAAAAAGCGCCGGGCGGCACTTCCAGCGTCCTCGATGGGACGCCTGCGGCTCTCCTCGAGCCCCCGCCTGCTCGCGGGGAATCCCCTCTCGACCTCTCGCGTCCATTCGGTCACGAACTCGCCGCCGCGGATCTCATCCAGTACTTCGTCAAGAGCATGACGGACCTTCGCATCAATCAATCTCGGCCCCCGGGTCAAGTCTCCATAGAGAGCCAGGCTGCTGATCCGCTCCCGCATCCCCGCGATCCCGAAGCGGCTGATCATCTCGGCCGTCAACCCGATTTGCTGAACGCATTCCATGTATGCCAGGACCGGATCGTACCCCTTCGCGACGAGCGTCTCCCAGGCCGCCTGAACCAGGGCGGCCAGGCCCCCGCAGAGGACGGCCTGCTCGCCGAAGAGGTCCATCTCCGCCTCCTCGGCTACGCTCGCATCGAGCAACGAGCGTGCCGAGCATCCGGCGGCAACAGCATAGGCCCGGGCCCGCTCCCGGGCATGCCCGCTCCCGTCCCTGTGGACGGCGATCAGCGCCGGCAACCCTCCAGGGCGGCCGCCCGCGCGCAGGGCCGTCCCCGGCCCGTAGGGCGACACGAGGACGACATCCCATTCCTCTCGAAGCGCCGGCTCGGCGAAGCGCAATGTGAAACCATGCGCCAGGACGATCACCTGCGGGCGCGACGAGAGCGCCATCCGTGCGAAGAGCGGGACGTGTGTTTCGTCGGGCGTCAACAGAGCGATGAGATCGCACTCATGCGCGAGGTCCCCCGGATCGTCGACCGGGAATCCATCCCCGGCCGCGGCGGAGGCCGAGAAGCCGCCCGGCCGCGCGCCGACGCGCACCCGATAGCCCGAATCGCGGAGATTCATGGCCTGGGCGCGACCCTGATTGCCGTAGCCGAGTATTCCGAGTGTCCAGTCACGCATGGGAATCGAATGCGGCGGTCAAGCGGGAGGAGTCAGTCTCAGGGAGAGTCTCTCCGGGCGCGGGCCTCAGGCGGCGAGGCGGCCGGGCCGCATACGGCCGGGCCGCCGCATCCTGGCCGCACCCTACTTTCCGGTCTCGCCTTCCGCCGTCTCCTTCTGCGGCTTGAAGCCCATCTCGTACTTGTACTCGCCCCGGATGAACGCCAGGGCTTTCCCGCGCGTCCAGAAGAACCAGCACATGTAGTCGGCTCCTCCGGCGTCCGTGAAGGTCCGCACATCCTCCGGCTTCCCCTCCTCGCGGTACTTCCGCATCGCGTCGGAGGTCGTGCCGTACTTCTCCACCTCCGCCTTGAAGGCGTCGGCGGCAACAACGGTCCCGGACTTGAGCGCCCGCGAGAAGACGAGGCCCGCGACGCGCTCCGCCTTCTTCCCCTGGCAATCGAGAAGCCGGCCGACGATGTCGTAGTAGCGCCCCTCTTTGGGATTGATGTCCAGCAGGCGCTTGGCCAGGGCGACGCCGGGGTCGCAGTTCCTGAGCTCGTAGTAGAGGGAGGCCGCGTTGTAGAGCGCGTCCTGGTCCTCGGGCTTGTAGGTCAGGGTCTTCTCGAAGTACTCGATGGCCTTCGCGTAGCTGCCCTTCTTCTGCGCCGTGTCGGCCTCGGCGAGCTGGTAGTAGACGACACCGAGGGAGTAGAGCAGGTCGGGATCGTTGCTTCTGAGACTCTCCGCTTCGCTGTAGAACTTGATCGCGTCGGTGTAGCCCTCCTTCGTCCCCTTCTCGGCGGCCTGGTCGCCCAGACTGCGAAACTGGTCGAAGAGGATCTGGCCCGCCCTCGAGTCCTGCGCGGGGGAGAGCCGCTGCGCCTCCTTGAGCGACACGAGGCCCGAGTCGACCTGGCCCAGGTTGAAGTAGCAGACTCCCATGTTCCGCGGCGTCTCTTCCTTCGAGCCATTGAACACGCGCGCCTTCTTGAACTGGTTCAGCGCGAACCTGAAGTTCTTCCTCGCCTCGTCGGATTTGTCGATCGCGCGCGCGTCCTGCGCCGCCTTGGCGTACGAGAGGCCCTCGTTGTGCCGAACGCTCCAGTAGTGGTCCATCGCGTTCTCGACATCCTTCGACGCCAGCTCTTTCTTGGCGGGCAAGGCGACTTCGACCGACTTGTCGAACGACTCCTTCGCCTTCATCGTGCTATCGAGCTCGGCGTAGCTCTTGCCAAGCCAGAAGTAGGCCTCTGAGTTCTGCGGCTCCTGCTCGATCGCCTTCAAGAGCGTCTCGCGGGCCCGTTCATACCTCTTCTGGTCGAAGTGGAGGATCCCGCCGCTCAGGTTCGGGTTCTTGCAGCTCGTCGTGACGGCCAGAACAATGAAAACCGAGAGGAGGATTCCGAAGGAAATCCGTCGCATGACCCAGCCCCCCATCAATCCCTGAATTAGTGACACCCCAGCCACACCCAGAGAATCTAGGATCCCGCCGGCGGAGTGTCAAGGCGGCTCGGGCGCGTGCGCGCCGGCGTCACGCTACAGCGTCCGGATCGGGTCCACGTCCATGTGAAGGCGAACCCCTCGCGTGCCTGCGGGACCCTTGATCTCCATGGCCTGCCGGGCCAATCGATG
The genomic region above belongs to Candidatus Eisenbacteria bacterium and contains:
- the ilvC gene encoding ketol-acid reductoisomerase, encoding MRDWTLGILGYGNQGRAQAMNLRDSGYRVRVGARPGGFSASAAAGDGFPVDDPGDLAHECDLIALLTPDETHVPLFARMALSSRPQVIVLAHGFTLRFAEPALREEWDVVLVSPYGPGTALRAGGRPGGLPALIAVHRDGSGHARERARAYAVAAGCSARSLLDASVAEEAEMDLFGEQAVLCGGLAALVQAAWETLVAKGYDPVLAYMECVQQIGLTAEMISRFGIAGMRERISSLALYGDLTRGPRLIDAKVRHALDEVLDEIRGGEFVTEWTREVERGFPASRRGLEESRRRPIEDAGSAARRFFVDRPEV
- a CDS encoding tetratricopeptide repeat protein, giving the protein MSLIQGLMGGWVMRRISFGILLSVFIVLAVTTSCKNPNLSGGILHFDQKRYERARETLLKAIEQEPQNSEAYFWLGKSYAELDSTMKAKESFDKSVEVALPAKKELASKDVENAMDHYWSVRHNEGLSYAKAAQDARAIDKSDEARKNFRFALNQFKKARVFNGSKEETPRNMGVCYFNLGQVDSGLVSLKEAQRLSPAQDSRAGQILFDQFRSLGDQAAEKGTKEGYTDAIKFYSEAESLRSNDPDLLYSLGVVYYQLAEADTAQKKGSYAKAIEYFEKTLTYKPEDQDALYNAASLYYELRNCDPGVALAKRLLDINPKEGRYYDIVGRLLDCQGKKAERVAGLVFSRALKSGTVVAADAFKAEVEKYGTTSDAMRKYREEGKPEDVRTFTDAGGADYMCWFFWTRGKALAFIRGEYKYEMGFKPQKETAEGETGK
- the rho gene encoding transcription termination factor Rho — its product is MDIAQMKRKTIQELVKAAQELGIQGISGLRKQDLMFKILEAQTNKSGLIFAEGVLEILPEGYGFLRSVDYNYLPSADDIYVSPSQIKRFDLRTGDTVSGQVRPPKDGERYFALLRVEAVNFEGPEAAKDKTLFDNLTPLYPMAKLNLEMKNRDISTRIIDLLAPIGKGQRGLIVSPPKAGKTMILQKIANSITENHPEVVLIVLLIDERPEEVTDMERSVQAEVISSTFDEPAERHVQVAEMVIEKARRLVEHKRDVVILLDSITRLARAYNTVVPHSGKILSGGVDANALHRPKRFFGAARNIEEGGSLTVCATALIETGSRMDDVIFEEFKGTGNMELVLDRKLSDKRIFPAIDLNRSGTRKEELLLPEPDMRKIWILRKFLSDMNPVEAMEFLISKLEQTKTNRKFLEAMNG
- the rpmE gene encoding 50S ribosomal protein L31, which encodes MKKDIHPDYKRVRVTCVCGSILETRSTEGKDFTVEICSSCHPFYTGKQKLVDSAGRVERFRRKYRMETPAETPAEGQ